In the Gopherus flavomarginatus isolate rGopFla2 chromosome 6, rGopFla2.mat.asm, whole genome shotgun sequence genome, one interval contains:
- the GNAT1 gene encoding guanine nucleotide-binding protein G(t) subunit alpha-1, protein MGAGASAEEKHSRELEKKLKEDAEKDARTVKLLLLGAGESGKSTIVKQMKIIHQDGYSLEECLEFISIIYSNTLQSMLAIVRAMGTLSIQYGDSARQDDARKLLHLADTIEEGTMPKEMSDIIARLWKDTGIQACFERASEYQLNDSAGYYLSDLARLVAPGYVPTEQDVLRSRVKTTGIIETQFSFKDLNFRMFDVGGQRSERKKWIHCFEGVTCIIFIAALSAYDMVLVEDDEVNRMHESLHLFNSICNHRYFAITSIVLFLNKKDVFLEKIRKAHLSICFPDYDGPNTFEDAGAYIKVQFLELNMRRDVKEIYSHLTCATDTENVKFVFDAVTDIIIKENLKDCGLF, encoded by the exons ATGGGTGCTGGCGCCAGTGCAGAGGAGAAACACTCCCGCGAGCTGGAGAAGAAGCTCAAGGAAGATGCAGAGAAGGATGCCAGAACGGTCAAACTGCTGCTTTTGG GAGCTGGCGAATCTGGGAAGAGCACGATTGTAAAGCAAATGAA GATCATCCACCAGGATGGATACTCCCTGGAAGAGTGCCTGGAGTTCATCTCCATCATCTACAGCAACACCCTGCAGTCCATGCTGGCCATCGTGCGGGCCATGGGCACGCTGAGCATCCAGTATGGAGACTCAGCCCGGCAG GATGATGCCCGTAAGCTGCTGCACTTGGCTGACACCATCGAAGAGGGCACCATGCCCAAGGAGATGTCTGACATCATCGCCCGCCTCTGGAAGGACACAGGCATCCAGGCCTGCTTCGAGCGAGCCTCGGAGTACCAACTGAACGACTCGGCCGGCTA CTACCTGAGTGACCTGGCGCGCCTGGTGGCTCCCGGCTACGTCCCCACAGAGCAGGACGTGCTGCGCTCCAGGGTCAAGACCACTGGCATCATCGAGACCCAGTTCTCCTTCAAGGACCTCAACTTCAG GATGTTCGACGTAGGCGGCCAGCGCTCCGAGCGGAAGAAGTGGATTCACTGCTTCGAAGGGGTCACCTGCATCATCTTCATCGCTGCCCTCAGTGCCTACGACATGGTCCTGGTGGAGGACGACGAAGTG AACCGGATGCATGAGAGCCTGCATCTCTTCAATAGCATCTGCAACCACCGCTACTTCGCCATCACCTCCATTGTCCTCTTCCTCAACAAGAAGGACGTCTTCCTGGAGAAGATCAGGAAGGCCCACCTCAGCATCTGCTTCCCCGATTATGACG GACCAAACACGTTCGAGGATGCAGGCGCCTACATCAAGGTCCAGTTCCTGGAGCTCAACATGCGCCGGGACGTAAAGGAGATCTACTCGCACCTGACCTGTGCCACTGACACGGAGAATGTCAAGTTCGTCTTTGACGCCGTCACCGACATCATCATCAAAGAGAACCTCAAGGACTGTGGCCTCTTCTGA